The proteins below are encoded in one region of Methanosarcina barkeri 3:
- a CDS encoding rhodanese-like domain-containing protein, translating into MNKQYISYFIAILIALLIIAPSIAGAAPKTDCVVPDYKNITACQAKDILENKNTFLLDVRTPAEYNYSHIEGATLIPLKNVPAHDPVNLSDDQLLPNRINELPKNKNTKIVVYCYTGKRGSIASQMIVDAGYKRVYNIQDGLTAWVNEGYPVVIDSEKWLTNYPHYL; encoded by the coding sequence TTGAATAAACAATATATATCATATTTTATTGCAATTCTGATTGCACTTCTCATAATTGCTCCGAGCATTGCAGGAGCAGCACCTAAGACTGATTGTGTTGTTCCAGATTATAAGAATATCACAGCTTGTCAAGCTAAAGATATACTGGAAAATAAAAACACATTCCTTTTGGACGTCCGTACGCCTGCAGAATATAACTATTCTCACATTGAAGGAGCGACATTAATACCATTAAAAAACGTGCCTGCACATGATCCTGTTAATTTGTCCGACGACCAGTTACTGCCCAATCGAATTAATGAACTACCAAAAAACAAAAACACAAAAATCGTTGTTTATTGCTATACCGGGAAACGAGGCAGCATTGCAAGTCAAATGATAGTTGATGCCGGTTATAAGAGAGTATATAATATTCAAGACGGCCTTACAGCATGGGTAAATGAAGGATATCCAGTTGTAATTGATTCTGAAAAATGGTTAACTAATTATCCTCATTACCTGTAA
- a CDS encoding TetR/AcrR family transcriptional regulator: protein MDDTEQRILDAALRVFASEGFTGATTRRIAEEAKVAEVTLFRKFKSKKNLLKEVLINNRTVFSSLEDLFQLFQNEKDVDLETELRILGKNIAKAMRDKKKDSKRRMFMFMLFEEGRRRPEVSEALSSFLQMNIKPLSEYFDLQIKNGKMRTTNSRSAAITFVSYFVYTSLLREVFGDSFFGEYDEEIERFIDIFAKGILKVEEK from the coding sequence ATGGATGATACAGAACAAAGAATCTTAGACGCAGCTTTGAGAGTATTCGCTAGTGAAGGATTTACGGGTGCGACTACCCGAAGGATTGCGGAAGAGGCAAAAGTTGCCGAGGTAACTTTGTTCCGAAAATTCAAGTCAAAAAAAAACCTGCTGAAAGAGGTGTTAATTAACAATCGAACTGTTTTTTCATCACTGGAGGACTTATTCCAATTGTTTCAAAACGAAAAAGATGTAGACCTTGAGACAGAACTTCGTATTTTGGGAAAAAATATTGCAAAAGCTATGAGAGATAAAAAGAAGGATAGCAAACGCCGGATGTTTATGTTCATGTTGTTTGAAGAAGGAAGACGGAGGCCTGAAGTCTCTGAGGCTCTATCATCTTTTCTTCAAATGAATATCAAGCCTTTGAGCGAATACTTCGATTTGCAAATTAAAAACGGAAAAATGCGTACTACAAACTCCAGGTCTGCAGCAATAACTTTTGTCAGTTATTTTGTTTATACATCTTTACTAAGAGAAGTATTTGGTGATAGTTTTTTTGGTGAATATGATGAGGAAATTGAACGGTTTATTGACATATTCGCTAAAGGTATCCTGAAGGTTGAAGAGAAATGA